Proteins encoded in a region of the Paenibacillus sp. E222 genome:
- a CDS encoding helix-turn-helix domain-containing protein produces the protein MKHRQEPPGDKNIIGSRVVAIRKSKGIKQREFLARLQTLGLDISQTSLSRLEGQYRLVQDYEVVMIAKALEVSVGYLLGEEKGWV, from the coding sequence ATGAAGCATAGACAAGAACCACCTGGCGATAAAAACATAATCGGCTCCCGAGTCGTAGCTATTCGTAAAAGTAAGGGCATCAAACAACGAGAGTTCCTCGCCAGACTGCAAACATTGGGTTTGGATATCAGTCAGACAAGTCTTTCGCGTCTAGAAGGTCAATATCGTCTTGTTCAGGATTATGAAGTGGTGATGATTGCTAAGGCTTTGGAGGTTTCTGTGGGGTATTTGCTTGGGGAAGAAAAAGGTTGGGTATAG
- a CDS encoding helix-turn-helix domain-containing protein: MIKLYIEGYSEKEVASQMNISQQAVNKWKKKMLKHLSETVNL; encoded by the coding sequence ACATAGAAGGTTATTCAGAAAAAGAAGTTGCGAGTCAAATGAATATAAGTCAACAGGCGGTGAACAAATGGAAGAAAAAGATGCTCAAACATTTATCAGAGACAGTGAATTTGTAA